Part of the Polyangiaceae bacterium genome, GCCGCTTCTGACCCGCGTCCCTGCCCCGGCCGGGAGCAAGAAGACCCGCAGCGTTCCCGACGCCGATCCGAGCGTCACCAGCGCGGCCTGAGCCACGGGCTCGTCGCCGCCGAAGGTCCGGAGCTCGACCGCCGAGAGGCGCAGGAGCTCGTCGCCGAGCTCGGCGACCCGCAGAGCCTGGCCCCGCGCGAGGTACGAAGCCTCCGTGGCGCGCATGTCCTTGTCCCCTTCGGCGCGGTTCTCCTCGTGGGTCGCGCCGGCCGCGCTGGCGCGGTGCGCCGCGAGCAGCGTCTCTCGCTCGTGCTCCAGCGCCGCGGCCACCTGGGCGGTGAGCTCTCGCTTGTCGACCACCCCGGCCCCCCCGCCTCACTGCTTCGCGAAGAAGTACAGGGGCTGATTCGCGCCTTCGCTCACCGTGTAGTACCCCGTGCCGTCCGCTGCGAAGCCGATGGCCTCGCCCTGCGGCTCGCTCTGGTGCGGGACCTTGCAGGGCTCGCCGGCCAGCGCCTGCGCCACCGTCGTCGCGCCGCCCCGCCGCCAGAGAAATGCGCTCGAATAGGTGCGGATCAACACCGCGTCGCCGCTCGGTGAGATGTCGCTCGCGGTCGTCAGCGTGCCTCCGGCGAGCGGACCCGCGCCGAAGCTGAGAGAGCCCACCTGCTCCAGCACGCCGCTCGAGAGCGGCGCCGCGGCCCGGAACACCGGGCTCACCCCGCTCGACGCCTTGGTGACGAGGAACAGATCCGAGGTCTTCGGATCGACCATCAAGGACTCGGAGTTGTGCGCCTTGTCGGGGTAGGTGAACGTGAACGTCTCGACTGCGGTCAAGGTCTTGTCCGCGGCGGGGCCGGCCGCGCTCACCACGGGCTCGGCGACGCGGTAGATTCTTATGCTCGCTCGCGCCTCGGCGTTGTCGCCGATGTCGCCGGCGTAGAGGTAGCTCTCCCCTGCGCTGGGCCCCGGGCCAACGGCGAGGTCTTCCCAGTCCTGGGCCGTTGCACCGTCCAAGGTGAAGACGCCCAAGTGCGTACCGTCCTTCGTCATGGCGTAGAGCTTCGGGCCGTCGCCGGAGTCGTTGTGCAGCCAGAACACGCCCGCGTTCTTGCGACTCTCGACGATGCCGCTGGCTTCGGTCACGCCGGCGAAGGCGACGTTGCCGGTCTTCACGCCGCCCGCGAAGGTCGGGCACGCTCCGCCCCCGCTGCCGGCAGCCCCCCCACTCGGCGCGCCGCCCGTCGCCGACCCGGCGCTACCGCCGCCACCGCCGCTACCGCCGCCGCTCGGTGCGCCGCCGCTCGACGTGCTGCCGCCGGCAGGCGCCCCACCGCTGGCGGTCGAGCCGCCGCTTGAGGGCTTTTCGTCTCCGCCCGAAGACTCGCCGCACGCCATGCAGGCGCAGACCAGGAGCGAGGCTGCACCGAAGGGGATCTGGCGCATGACGGTGGCATTTCAGCACGGCTCGGCGGACGAGTGCGGAAAATCCTGGCTCCGTCACTTGGCGTGCTCGCTCCAGAACGGG contains:
- a CDS encoding GreA/GreB family elongation factor, whose product is MVDKRELTAQVAAALEHERETLLAAHRASAAGATHEENRAEGDKDMRATEASYLARGQALRVAELGDELLRLSAVELRTFGGDEPVAQAALVTLGSASGTLRVFLLPAGAGTRVRSGGVEARVVTPASPLGSALIGARAGDVVEVERAGQLLEYEIELVE